The genomic segment GAAGTGGGCGACCTGCGTGCCCGCGGGAGGCGCATCCCGTCCCACCGTCCAGGCGTGTGCGGTGCCGCAGTTCGGGCAGGTGGTGGCCACCAGCACCTCGGGGGCGCTGGGCACGAGGTGCGGGATGGCGAACGAGTCCCAGGCGCATCCGCCCCACCACAGCGTGTCGGGGCCCATCACCGAGAAGCCGAGCGGGATCGAGGCGAACGGATGCGCCATCAGGATGCGCCGCTCGGCGTCGAGCACCACGTGCCGCTCGGTCGCGAGCCGGTCGAAGGCGGCGGAAACGACGGCCGGTTCGGCCCCGAGCGCGGAGGCCAGCTCGTCGACCGACGAGGCGGCGCCGCTCGACGCGAACCGCGCGTAGATCGCGTGCCGCACCCGCTCGGCGAACTCGGCGGAGTCGTCCACCTCCGCGGGGCCGGTCGCGGTGCCGTGGCCGCCGGCGGAACTCATTCGTCGACCAACGCCTGGGCGAACTGCGAGTTGTAGAGCGCGAAGTACGCGCCCTCGGCGGCCAGCAACTCGGCGTGCGTGCCCTGCTCCACGATGCTGCCCGACTCCATCACGAGGATGAGGTCGGCGTCGCGGATGGTGGAGAGCCGGTGCGCGATCACGAAGCTCGTGCGGTCGGCCCGCAGCGCCGACATCGCCTTCTGCACCAGCTGCTCGGTGCGGGTGTCGACCGACGAGGTGGCCTCGTCGAGGATGAGCACGCTCGGCTTCGCCAGGAACGCCCGGGCGATGGTG from the Herbiconiux aconitum genome contains:
- a CDS encoding alkylmercury lyase family protein: MSSAGGHGTATGPAEVDDSAEFAERVRHAIYARFASSGAASSVDELASALGAEPAVVSAAFDRLATERHVVLDAERRILMAHPFASIPLGFSVMGPDTLWWGGCAWDSFAIPHLVPSAPEVLVATTCPNCGTAHAWTVGRDAPPAGTQVAHFLVPTAHIWDDVVHTCSHQSIFCSTGCVDEWLAAEELEPGYTMSLETLWRLAARWYEGRLDTPYTRRDPQTAAAYFREVGLHGPFWGLD